DNA from Cyanobacteriota bacterium:
CAGGCTCAGTCAGAAAGCGAATAAAAAATTCTGGAAGCTTGCTAGGAAATCGTGCGGGATGAGCTTTTAAACCTAAAGCCTTACAGCCTCTAAGATACTGACCATTTGACTCAGAATTGGGAATTTGTAGCAGATTAGAAGGAATTGCACCTCCATTGTCCTTTCCGAAGCCTTTACTAATGTCATGTCCAGATGGGCGTTTCTTAGGATTGTAAAATTTCTCTGGATTCTCCAGGAGTTTTTTCATCCTAGAACTATATTCTGTTAAAACTCTGGTTATGTCAGACTTTGGAAATTCAGATTTACTGAACCACCATACTGTGTTCACCGAATCCTTAGCTCTTATTTTTTTCTTGTTAACCCACTCAATCGGGCTAGGCAATTTTGAGGGATTGAACCAGTAAAAATCTTCTGCTAGAAAAAAACCTATCTCATCGCAAAAGTGAATTGGAATTCTGAAGTTGTATAGGCTCCTGACAGGTTTTCCCTTTTCATAGGCCCCACCCAAATCTAGGACAAAGCTGCCGTCATCTTTAAGCTTCTGGTAAACAATTGCAGCAAAGTTTGCAAGCCACTCAATAT
Protein-coding regions in this window:
- a CDS encoding site-specific DNA-methyltransferase, whose protein sequence is MGASFCGDSLELLSKLPNSSINLVLTSPPFALQRRKEYGNKDQAEYIEWLANFAAIVYQKLKDDGSFVLDLGGAYEKGKPVRSLYNFRIPIHFCDEIGFFLAEDFYWFNPSKLPSPIEWVNKKKIRAKDSVNTVWWFSKSEFPKSDITRVLTEYSSRMKKLLENPEKFYNPKKRPSGHDISKGFGKDNGGAIPSNLLQIPNSESNGQYLRGCKALGLKAHPARFPSKLPEFFIRFLTEPGDLVVDIFAGSNTTGFVAEQENRYWLAFERELQYLATSSFRFIEEDANEDDIRLLYEEIMSGAAKEIVHHSRQLRLFEKATRYPA